A genomic stretch from Thermomonospora umbrina includes:
- a CDS encoding type III polyketide synthase has product MSVPEHVVTMEDTLEFAEKIHHGKPQLPLALRLIQRTGVRKRHIVQPIEEALGHPGFEERNRLYEMESKKRCPPVITEALTNADLTVQDIDVIIYVSCTGFLMPSLTAWLINSMGFRSDTRQIPIAQLGCAAGGAAINRAHDFCMAYPGGNVLIVSCELCSLCYQPEDDDIGSLLSGGLFGDAVAAAVVRGHGGTGVRLERNASYLVPQTEDWISYAVRATGFHFRLDRRVPGTMKPLAPVLRELAADHGWDAGNLDFYIIHAGGPRILDDLAEYLNVDRTMFRHSWATLTECGNIASAVVLEALRRQFEENAIPPGATGMIAGFGPGITAEMSAGRWALDSRDPSSRPTARSQGFLEPGRVARQQVV; this is encoded by the coding sequence GTGAGCGTGCCGGAACATGTCGTCACCATGGAGGATACTCTGGAGTTCGCTGAGAAGATCCACCATGGAAAGCCACAGCTTCCTCTGGCGCTGCGTTTGATTCAACGAACGGGGGTCCGTAAACGGCATATCGTCCAGCCCATCGAAGAAGCACTCGGACATCCGGGTTTCGAGGAACGCAACCGGCTCTATGAGATGGAATCAAAGAAGCGGTGCCCGCCGGTCATCACCGAGGCACTGACGAACGCGGACCTCACGGTCCAGGACATCGACGTCATCATCTACGTCTCCTGCACCGGGTTCCTCATGCCATCCCTCACCGCGTGGCTGATCAACAGCATGGGATTCCGCTCCGACACCCGCCAGATACCCATCGCCCAACTGGGTTGCGCGGCGGGCGGCGCCGCGATCAATCGCGCCCACGACTTCTGCATGGCCTACCCCGGCGGCAACGTGCTGATCGTCTCGTGCGAGCTGTGCTCGCTGTGCTACCAACCGGAAGATGACGACATCGGTTCGCTGTTGTCGGGCGGATTGTTCGGCGACGCGGTGGCGGCCGCCGTCGTACGCGGCCACGGCGGCACCGGCGTGCGCCTGGAACGCAACGCCTCCTACCTCGTTCCGCAGACCGAGGATTGGATCTCCTACGCCGTACGCGCCACCGGCTTCCACTTCCGGTTGGACCGCCGGGTGCCCGGGACGATGAAACCACTCGCCCCCGTGTTGCGTGAGCTGGCCGCCGACCACGGGTGGGATGCCGGCAACCTCGACTTCTACATCATTCACGCAGGCGGCCCACGGATCCTGGACGATCTGGCCGAGTACCTCAACGTCGACCGAACGATGTTCCGGCACAGTTGGGCCACCTTGACCGAATGCGGGAACATCGCCAGCGCGGTCGTGCTCGAGGCGCTGCGTAGACAGTTCGAGGAGAACGCCATACCGCCCGGCGCCACCGGCATGATCGCCGGCTTCGGCCCGGGAATCACCGCTGAGATGTCCGCCGGCAGATGGGCCTTGGACTCGCGTGACCCATCCTCAAGGCCCACCGCCCGGTCACAGGGATTCCTGGAGCCGGGACGCGTCGCGCGACAGCAGGTCGTGTGA
- a CDS encoding LacI family DNA-binding transcriptional regulator, which produces MSVEDVLTGLDGRRPAERIRQVAREVGYVPDIQAIGLRRQRTRLLGVVMARLTDYGLAAIYEGIERAAMRHGFHTMVTNSWDDPATRQAHVEMLLGRRVDAMIFGDAHVDGAFVDEFTAHGIPFVLVNRRAGDHPSVTCDDYAAGRLAAEHLFALGHRRVGVIAGLPYASNGIDRTAGFTDYFAERGHPVPSAAIVDASFDSAGGALATERLLERQPYPTGIFAVGDFAALGAVGTLRERGLYPGRDVAVVGFGDLPIAAQLTVPLTSVSSPLYEMGARSVDLLAALMRGEPAESLRLRPELRVRESSGSLLP; this is translated from the coding sequence GTGAGCGTAGAGGACGTCCTGACCGGTCTCGATGGACGTCGTCCGGCCGAACGGATCCGCCAGGTGGCCCGTGAGGTCGGCTATGTGCCCGACATCCAGGCGATCGGGCTGCGCAGGCAGCGGACGCGGCTCCTCGGGGTGGTGATGGCCCGGTTGACCGACTACGGGCTGGCGGCGATCTACGAGGGCATCGAGCGGGCGGCGATGCGGCACGGCTTCCACACCATGGTGACCAACTCCTGGGACGACCCCGCCACCCGTCAGGCGCACGTGGAGATGCTGCTCGGCCGCCGGGTGGACGCGATGATCTTCGGCGACGCCCACGTGGACGGCGCGTTCGTCGACGAGTTCACCGCTCACGGCATCCCGTTCGTCCTGGTCAACCGGCGCGCCGGCGACCATCCCTCGGTGACCTGCGACGACTACGCCGCGGGTCGGCTCGCCGCCGAGCACCTCTTCGCCCTCGGGCACCGCAGGGTGGGCGTGATCGCCGGTCTGCCGTACGCCAGCAACGGCATTGACCGCACGGCCGGATTCACCGACTACTTCGCCGAGCGTGGACACCCGGTTCCCTCCGCCGCGATCGTGGACGCCAGCTTCGACTCGGCGGGCGGCGCCCTGGCCACCGAGCGCCTCCTCGAACGCCAGCCCTACCCGACCGGAATCTTCGCGGTCGGGGACTTCGCCGCGCTCGGCGCCGTGGGGACGCTCAGGGAGCGCGGCCTGTATCCGGGCCGGGACGTCGCGGTCGTCGGATTCGGTGACCTGCCCATCGCCGCGCAACTCACCGTCCCGCTCACCAGCGTGAGTTCACCTCTGTACGAGATGGGAGCGAGGAGCGTCGACCTGCTGGCGGCCCTCATGCGCGGGGAACCCGCCGAGAGTCTTCGGCTCCGTCCCGAACTGCGCGTCCGCGAATCCAGCGGCTCCCTCCTGCCCTGA
- a CDS encoding MinD/ParA family ATP-binding protein, with protein MPSDLASDTLIHRPTKRRRNRLSVTRRGRRRTPAADAEQLLTQRIGAPITDGHHRLAIVSVKGGVGKTTLAIGLGATLAAVRNDTVIAVDVSPAFGTLADRLPDASRNHSTAADLAAHHDHIHRLADVRGYTSKTDSGLEILGSDTIINNSRGKRENTYPLLMDTLLRYYPLVISDCGPGIAHRDYEDILARTDQVVVAGSLAADGARSVFRALDWLHAVGHGELARHSVVTLTAVRPDGELLMDTEVLADSIRPRCRRVVRIPHDPSLAYGAEITLDALNGETRRAFLELAAAVADHFPRRHIPQTPQ; from the coding sequence GTGCCCAGCGACCTCGCCTCCGACACACTGATTCATCGGCCCACCAAACGCCGGCGCAACCGCCTGTCCGTGACCCGACGCGGACGACGAAGGACTCCCGCCGCCGACGCCGAGCAATTGCTCACCCAGCGGATCGGGGCCCCGATCACCGATGGTCATCACCGCCTCGCCATCGTGTCGGTCAAAGGCGGCGTGGGCAAGACCACCCTCGCCATCGGCTTGGGCGCCACCTTGGCGGCCGTACGCAACGACACGGTCATCGCCGTAGACGTGAGTCCCGCCTTCGGCACCCTCGCGGACCGACTGCCGGACGCCTCCCGGAACCACTCGACGGCCGCGGACCTGGCAGCACACCACGACCACATCCACCGACTCGCCGATGTACGCGGATACACCTCCAAGACCGACTCGGGCCTGGAGATCCTCGGCTCCGACACCATCATCAACAACTCCCGCGGCAAGCGCGAAAACACTTACCCGCTTCTGATGGACACCCTCCTCCGGTACTACCCGCTCGTCATCAGCGACTGCGGACCAGGCATCGCCCACCGGGACTACGAGGACATCCTCGCCCGCACCGATCAAGTCGTCGTCGCCGGATCGCTGGCGGCCGATGGAGCACGTTCGGTGTTTCGCGCGCTGGACTGGCTGCACGCAGTGGGACACGGCGAACTGGCCCGTCACAGCGTTGTGACGCTCACAGCAGTCCGACCGGACGGAGAACTTCTCATGGACACGGAAGTCCTCGCCGACAGCATCCGGCCTCGATGCCGTCGCGTGGTACGCATTCCCCACGACCCGTCTCTGGCATACGGCGCCGAAATCACCCTCGACGCCCTCAACGGCGAGACACGCCGCGCCTTCCTCGAACTCGCCGCAGCCGTCGCCGATCACTTCCCTCGTCGGCACATTCCACAAACACCGCAATGA
- a CDS encoding Tn3 family transposase, translating into MPRLGRNKIQTQWSDMTRVAESRGNPTPLERAFAEHGRIDKSLHLLDILDPIGGGYRRTLNRQLTVQEARLSPLGPHHLNWRSGTPVLRRRPEG; encoded by the coding sequence ATGCCACGGCTTGGCCGGAACAAGATCCAAACCCAGTGGTCGGACATGACCCGGGTCGCCGAGTCGCGAGGGAACCCGACCCCGTTGGAGCGGGCGTTCGCCGAGCACGGCCGCATCGACAAGTCGCTCCACCTGCTTGACATCCTGGACCCGATCGGCGGCGGCTACCGCCGCACGCTGAATAGGCAGCTCACCGTCCAGGAAGCCCGGCTCAGCCCGCTCGGACCGCACCACCTGAACTGGAGGTCCGGGACCCCCGTCTTGAGAAGGCGGCCTGAGGGGTAA
- a CDS encoding PP2C family protein-serine/threonine phosphatase, with translation MARQGVARMLTEILEASHQTAMDQIPVLVRRCATYADLHEVMIYVTDLQQRVLRPLTGHSEEAGTATAADLAELQIGGTLAGRAFQEVRMLTGSGSGSSERWWIPILDGTERLGVLRVDARGTGEDVRDAMRALVSVVALLILSKREHSDTYARLVRTRPMKVDAEMQWHLTPPITFAGKGVVINGALEPAYEVGGDAFDYAISGDVVHLAVFDAMGHDIRAGLTANLALASGRNHRRQGAGLVETGDGIERLLVEEFSDDVRFVTAILAELDTSTGHFSWISRGHHAPVLIRGGRWVTGLGCPPAPPVGLDLGLDPPTVCTEHLEPGDRVLLYTDGITEARDGSGRQFGLDRFVDFVIRSHADGLSVPETLRRLIHSVLDHHGDRLQDDATVLLVEWRGDAHQQLKV, from the coding sequence GTGGCGCGACAGGGCGTGGCGCGGATGCTGACCGAGATACTCGAGGCCAGCCACCAGACGGCGATGGATCAGATCCCCGTTCTGGTCCGGCGGTGTGCAACGTACGCGGACCTGCACGAGGTCATGATCTATGTGACCGACCTGCAGCAGCGTGTGCTGCGCCCGCTGACCGGCCACTCCGAGGAGGCCGGCACCGCCACCGCCGCCGACCTCGCCGAGCTGCAGATCGGGGGGACCCTGGCCGGACGCGCGTTCCAGGAGGTCCGGATGTTGACGGGCTCGGGCTCCGGGTCGAGCGAACGGTGGTGGATTCCCATCCTCGACGGCACCGAACGGCTCGGTGTGCTGCGCGTCGACGCCCGCGGCACCGGCGAGGACGTCCGGGACGCGATGCGCGCGCTGGTCTCCGTGGTGGCGCTGCTGATCCTCAGCAAGCGCGAGCACAGCGACACCTATGCCCGGCTCGTCCGCACCCGTCCGATGAAGGTCGACGCGGAGATGCAGTGGCACCTCACTCCGCCGATCACCTTCGCCGGTAAGGGCGTAGTGATCAACGGCGCGCTGGAGCCCGCGTACGAGGTCGGCGGCGACGCTTTCGACTACGCCATCAGCGGCGACGTGGTGCACTTGGCGGTGTTCGACGCCATGGGTCACGACATCCGCGCCGGCCTGACCGCCAACCTGGCCCTGGCCTCCGGACGCAACCACCGCCGCCAAGGTGCGGGGCTGGTCGAGACCGGCGACGGCATCGAGCGCCTGCTGGTCGAGGAGTTCAGCGACGACGTTCGGTTCGTCACCGCGATCTTGGCCGAGCTCGACACCTCCACCGGCCACTTCTCCTGGATCAGCCGGGGGCACCACGCGCCCGTGCTGATCAGGGGCGGCCGCTGGGTCACCGGCCTCGGCTGCCCTCCCGCCCCGCCCGTCGGTCTCGATCTCGGCCTCGACCCGCCCACCGTCTGCACCGAGCATCTGGAACCCGGCGACCGCGTCCTCCTCTACACCGACGGCATCACCGAGGCCCGCGACGGCAGCGGCCGCCAGTTCGGTCTCGACCGCTTCGTCGACTTCGTCATCCGCTCCCACGCCGATGGCCTGTCGGTCCCGGAGACTCTGCGCCGGCTGATCCATAGCGTCCTCGACCACCACGGCGACCGCCTCCAGGACGACGCCACCGTCCTTCTGGTCGAATGGCGCGGCGACGCCCACCAGCAGCTCAAGGTCTGA
- a CDS encoding cupin domain-containing protein, translating into MNGLVVSPGQGRRLVTKAQEITFKVTASQGTFASVFEVVVPPGFDVGAHVHTRQEELFYILEGQLDLCAFEPIERTPDDWRGWTSPEGDRVTRAGSGSCMFVPPGCPHAFTNPTDEPTRVLFLSYPPPDHESYFEELSRIFSHGAEVDSNAVQRLRDRYDVDQITPLRHGTPAS; encoded by the coding sequence GTGAACGGGCTGGTCGTTTCTCCCGGCCAAGGCAGAAGGCTCGTCACCAAGGCACAGGAAATCACGTTCAAGGTCACCGCATCGCAGGGAACCTTCGCTTCGGTTTTCGAAGTCGTGGTGCCGCCCGGCTTCGATGTCGGCGCACACGTCCATACACGCCAAGAAGAACTCTTCTACATTTTGGAGGGACAACTCGATCTCTGCGCGTTCGAGCCCATCGAACGCACGCCAGACGATTGGCGGGGCTGGACGTCTCCCGAGGGGGATCGAGTCACCCGCGCGGGTTCGGGAAGCTGTATGTTCGTTCCGCCTGGATGCCCACACGCGTTCACCAATCCCACCGACGAACCGACGCGAGTGCTTTTCCTGAGCTATCCACCACCCGATCACGAAAGCTACTTCGAAGAGCTAAGCCGCATCTTCTCCCATGGCGCGGAGGTGGATTCGAACGCCGTGCAACGACTGCGCGACCGGTACGACGTCGACCAGATCACACCGCTTCGCCACGGCACACCGGCCTCGTGA
- a CDS encoding S8 family serine peptidase — MKEPLFVRPSPSPAPRRPWGLVAAVLCMSLVQLPSAAAVAAPEPDVRLQWWFDSWAIERLVWPLTKGRGVTVAVIDTGVNAGLPDLRNVVVPGKDFTGSVNDARKDAHEESLGHGTAMASLIASQGTGTGFVGIAPEARILPIISDLGESRIGPAVRYAVDRGAKVINISKGSSVLHRECPPRLQQAIAYAAHKDVIVVASAGNTGVTANFAEYPASCPGVVGVGAADNRASPWKNTQRQGYVTIAAPGVDIAALGKDGRVWPRGEGTSQAAALASGGFALIRSRYPAMSARDVVRLVTNTAVDIGPPGRDDTSGFGVMSLRRALRRLPRANSPNPVYERLDRAVATPNPAPPAAPSPAEAAPRKDTSAWWPAAAAAAITAAGAVLTVTARLRRTRAPSPPPGPGPTPPPPLRPGGHHRTQRGRRPNREGARDDLPPPPSAQE, encoded by the coding sequence TTGAAAGAACCGCTGTTCGTCCGCCCGAGTCCGTCCCCGGCGCCGCGGCGTCCTTGGGGCCTGGTCGCCGCCGTGCTCTGCATGAGCCTGGTCCAGCTCCCCTCAGCCGCCGCCGTTGCCGCGCCCGAACCGGATGTCAGGCTGCAGTGGTGGTTCGACTCGTGGGCGATCGAGCGGTTGGTGTGGCCGCTGACGAAAGGTCGGGGCGTCACGGTGGCCGTCATCGACACCGGAGTCAACGCCGGCCTTCCCGACCTGCGCAACGTCGTCGTTCCGGGCAAGGATTTCACCGGCTCCGTTAACGACGCGCGCAAAGACGCCCATGAGGAGAGCCTCGGGCATGGGACGGCGATGGCCAGTCTCATCGCCTCGCAGGGCACAGGCACGGGATTCGTGGGGATCGCTCCCGAGGCGAGGATCCTGCCGATCATCTCCGACCTCGGGGAGTCCAGGATCGGCCCGGCGGTCCGTTACGCCGTGGACCGCGGCGCCAAGGTCATCAACATCTCCAAAGGGTCCTCCGTGCTGCACCGGGAATGCCCCCCGCGACTGCAGCAGGCCATCGCCTATGCGGCGCACAAGGACGTCATCGTCGTCGCCTCGGCCGGCAACACGGGTGTCACAGCGAACTTCGCCGAGTACCCGGCGTCATGTCCGGGTGTCGTGGGCGTCGGCGCGGCCGACAATCGCGCCTCCCCGTGGAAGAACACCCAGCGCCAGGGTTACGTCACGATCGCAGCACCCGGAGTCGACATCGCGGCGCTCGGCAAGGACGGCCGCGTCTGGCCGCGCGGCGAGGGCACCAGCCAGGCCGCCGCGCTCGCCTCCGGCGGATTCGCTCTGATCCGCAGCAGGTACCCGGCGATGTCGGCGCGGGACGTCGTCCGACTGGTGACCAACACCGCCGTGGACATCGGGCCTCCGGGCCGCGACGACACCTCGGGCTTCGGGGTCATGAGCCTACGGCGCGCCCTACGCCGACTCCCTCGAGCGAACTCCCCCAACCCGGTCTACGAACGCCTCGACCGCGCGGTGGCCACACCGAACCCGGCGCCCCCAGCCGCACCTTCGCCGGCGGAGGCCGCACCCCGCAAGGACACCAGCGCGTGGTGGCCGGCGGCCGCTGCCGCCGCGATCACCGCCGCGGGCGCTGTCCTCACGGTCACGGCCCGGCTGCGCAGAACCCGCGCCCCGTCTCCCCCGCCCGGCCCGGGCCCAACCCCGCCGCCACCGCTCCGGCCCGGCGGTCATCACCGGACGCAGCGCGGGCGCCGCCCGAACCGGGAGGGGGCGCGAGACGACCTCCCGCCCCCGCCATCCGCCCAGGAGTGA